From Pseudobdellovibrio exovorus JSS, a single genomic window includes:
- a CDS encoding SDR family NAD(P)-dependent oxidoreductase: MNVVKRSKPKSSKPVVIVTGCSSGIGMELAHELYEREDLNIVLTARARSIEELKKQFSDSERVMVRELDITDEDNIYSLINEISFEWGRVDTLINNAAVCFRAVVEHMDSESEMLQLKTNYLGPMNLIRSVLPIMREQRSGHIINISSVSGMLAMPTMGSYSASKHALEGATEALWYEAKPFGIRVNLVQLGFINSNSFKKVVLSNKAEISMALGGPHSEYYNSMTPMIENLMSFSLTSATVVARKVLRLIDRPTTILRIPLTVDAIVFTVMKKFIPSFIFNRLLYFMLPGSMKWGGRWRARKKIRIVES, from the coding sequence ATGAATGTGGTGAAGAGGTCCAAGCCTAAAAGCTCAAAACCCGTGGTTATTGTTACAGGATGTAGCTCAGGTATTGGTATGGAGCTAGCCCACGAACTCTATGAGCGTGAAGATCTTAATATCGTACTGACGGCACGTGCCCGTTCTATCGAAGAGTTAAAAAAACAGTTTTCTGATTCAGAGCGTGTGATGGTACGTGAATTGGATATTACGGATGAGGATAATATCTATTCACTGATTAACGAAATATCCTTTGAGTGGGGACGTGTAGATACGTTGATCAACAACGCGGCTGTTTGCTTTCGTGCTGTTGTTGAACACATGGATTCAGAGTCAGAAATGCTACAGCTAAAAACAAACTACCTAGGTCCTATGAACTTGATTCGCTCAGTGCTTCCTATTATGCGTGAACAGCGCTCTGGACATATTATTAATATATCATCGGTGTCAGGTATGCTCGCCATGCCGACGATGGGATCTTACAGTGCCTCTAAGCATGCGTTAGAGGGAGCCACTGAGGCGCTTTGGTATGAAGCCAAACCTTTCGGGATTCGAGTCAACTTAGTCCAGCTGGGTTTTATTAACTCCAACTCATTCAAAAAAGTGGTTTTGTCGAATAAGGCAGAAATCAGTATGGCTTTAGGTGGGCCTCATTCGGAATATTATAACTCGATGACTCCGATGATTGAAAATTTAATGTCATTTTCATTGACGTCGGCCACAGTGGTTGCAAGAAAAGTTTTACGCCTCATTGATCGCCCTACGACTATTCTGCGTATTCCTCTAACTGTCGATGCCATTGTTTTTACGGTAATGAAAAAGTTTATTCCATCCTTTATTTTTAATAGGTTACTTTATTTTATGCTGCCGGGATCTATGAAGTGGGGTGGGCGTTGGAGAGCCAGAAAGAAGATACGCATAGTGGAATCATGA
- a CDS encoding response regulator: protein MVKRILVVEDDLSLKPLWESFFSRRSQQVQMDWVVSCEEARKIIKKANEEKNPFYLIITDIFLAGSGTGMELLRSPEVMNSQARTVLVSAADRYEILSKFGHLMPNTEVISKPLDFRKYEPILNHLLTR, encoded by the coding sequence ATGGTAAAAAGAATATTGGTAGTCGAAGACGACCTTTCTTTGAAGCCTCTATGGGAGAGCTTTTTTAGCCGTCGTTCGCAACAAGTTCAGATGGATTGGGTTGTTAGCTGTGAAGAGGCTCGTAAAATAATCAAAAAAGCAAATGAAGAAAAGAATCCCTTTTATTTGATCATAACCGATATATTTTTGGCGGGTTCGGGCACTGGCATGGAGCTGTTAAGGTCGCCTGAAGTGATGAATAGTCAGGCCCGCACAGTTCTGGTTTCTGCGGCTGATCGCTACGAGATCCTCAGTAAATTTGGTCACTTGATGCCGAATACGGAAGTGATTTCTAAACCATTAGATTTTAGAAAGTATGAACCAATTCTTAATCATCTTTTAACGAGGTAG